One part of the Eptesicus fuscus isolate TK198812 chromosome 2, DD_ASM_mEF_20220401, whole genome shotgun sequence genome encodes these proteins:
- the ECHDC3 gene encoding enoyl-CoA hydratase domain-containing protein 3, mitochondrial, with protein sequence MAAAAGLRAFWAKVPDWLRRGRCVPLAAGFCSRGPAGAGQPEPGSRLTSSRQRDGIRNIVLSNPKRRNALSLAMLKSLQSDILHEAESKDLKVIIISAEGPVFSSGHDLKELTDEQGPEYHAEVFQTCSEVMMLIQNHPVPVIAMVNGLATAAGCQLVASCDIAVASDKSSFATPGVNIGLFCSTPGVALGRAVPRKVALEMLFTGEPISAQEALLHGLLSRVVPAEQLEEETMRIARKIASLSRPVVSLGKAAFYKQVHQDLRTAYHLASQTMVDNVALQDGQAGIKAFIQKRKPVWSH encoded by the exons ATGGCGGCTGCTGCGGGCTTGCGGGCCTTCTGGGCAAAGGTTCCCGACTGGCTCCGGCGCGGCCGGTGCGTTCCGCTCGCCGCCGGCTTCTGCAGCCGAGGGCCGGCCGGGGCCGGGCAGCCGGAGCCGGGGTCGCGACTCACTAGCTCGCGGCAGCGGGACGGCATCAG GAACATTGTCTTGAGCAATCCAAAGAGGAGGAATGCGCTGTCACTGGCAATGCTGAAATCTCTCCAAAGTGACATTCTTCATGAAGCTGAAAGCAAAGATCTGAAAGTCATTATCATTTCAG CTGAGGGACCTGTATTTTCTTCTGGGCATGATTTAAAGGAACTGACAGATGAGCAAGGTCCAGAATATCACGCTGAAGTATTTCAAACCTGTTCTGAG GTCATGATGCTGATCCAGAATCATCCCGTCCCCGTGATTGCCATGGTGAACGGCTTGGCCACTGCTGCTGGATGTCAGCTGGTTGCCAGCTGTGACATTGCCGTGGCCAGTGACAAATCCTCATTTGCCACTCCAGGTGTAAACATTGGACTCTTCTGCTCCACCCCTGGGGTGGCCTTAGGGAGAGCAGTGCCAAGAAAG GTCGCCTTAGAAATGCTTTTTACTGGAGAGCCCATATCTGCTCAGGAGGCCTTGCTCCATGGGCTGCTCAGTAGAGTAGTGCCGGCAGAGCAGCTGGAGGAAGAGACCATGAGAATCGCAAGAAAGATCGCTTCCTTGAGCCGTCCTGTGGTGTCTTTGGGCAAGGCCGCCTTCTACAAGCAAGTGCACCAGGACCTTAGAACAGCCTACCACCTGGCCTCCCAGACCATGGTGGACAATGTGGCCTTGCAAGATGGGCAGGCGGGAATCAAGGCCTTCATCCAGAAGAGAAAGCCTGTCTGGTCACACTGA